A genomic region of Trichothermofontia sichuanensis B231 contains the following coding sequences:
- a CDS encoding VOC family protein, with protein sequence MRNYTQTMTLVFSWLSTPIPTPPVIALLPGLDSLFSTQGIMVMLLVAYAGAMWMFLTSAPKVYTIMVSDLEIARQFYEGMLGMPVAEVPLHYYYNYEQSLGAAGMDPLYLSSGIGATTTARSNGTEGLWYQMKKNTQLHIISGASLGQKGHHRHVCFDRDCLEQILMRVQTRGVKYKLRREKPLNFLVKDLDNRVIEMAEVSN encoded by the coding sequence TTGCGTAACTATACTCAAACCATGACTCTGGTGTTTTCTTGGCTATCAACCCCTATCCCAACCCCGCCGGTCATCGCCCTACTGCCTGGCTTGGACAGTCTGTTCTCCACCCAGGGGATTATGGTCATGCTGCTGGTGGCCTATGCCGGGGCCATGTGGATGTTCCTCACCAGTGCCCCCAAGGTTTACACAATCATGGTCTCAGACCTAGAGATAGCCCGTCAGTTTTATGAAGGCATGTTAGGGATGCCCGTTGCCGAAGTGCCCCTGCACTATTACTACAACTACGAGCAATCCCTTGGTGCGGCTGGTATGGACCCGCTCTACCTGTCTTCCGGGATTGGGGCAACGACCACGGCTCGGAGTAACGGGACCGAGGGGCTATGGTATCAGATGAAGAAGAACACCCAGTTGCACATTATCAGCGGGGCTAGCCTGGGTCAAAAGGGGCATCACCGGCATGTGTGTTTCGATCGCGACTGTCTGGAACAAATCCTGATGCGGGTCCAAACGCGGGGGGTCAAATATAAGCTCCGTCGGGAGAAACCCCTCAACTTTCTGGTGAAAGACCTGGACAACCGGGTCATTGAGATGGCTGAGGTATCGAATTAG
- a CDS encoding tetratricopeptide repeat protein: protein MNRCKLWMLVMIAPLVGLGSGLIASDRAQAAEELLRQLQTPINNGTQSRLRNEADRLMRQGSQQQAAGELEKAITSWKQAMQIYHELGEPVAVGLAYDFIGVSYGELGDFIAAENALRRRLGVARDHKDFRGQIFGLNNVGTVLLHKHELDAAETTFEEALEIARSINSLEGEGLSLSNLGLVAFGRGDFREAIKRYEAALTLRRQVQDPTGEANTLNNLGDAYWRLGQYPAAIANYGQALRLATQVQDRRNEMRAIDGLVIAHNSVERYERSLDLLDRRLEIAQEQNNLREQFTSLRTAGQVYQRAGKLADAKKTFEQALPLARALGEWSEVNRIQNDLYRLQLAIESGET, encoded by the coding sequence ATGAATCGGTGCAAGCTGTGGATGTTGGTGATGATTGCCCCGCTAGTGGGTCTAGGCAGTGGGTTGATCGCTAGCGATCGCGCCCAGGCAGCGGAGGAGTTGTTACGCCAATTGCAAACGCCGATTAATAATGGCACCCAGAGCCGCTTGCGCAATGAGGCCGATCGCCTGATGCGTCAGGGGAGTCAACAGCAGGCGGCGGGCGAGTTGGAAAAGGCGATCACCTCCTGGAAGCAAGCCATGCAGATTTATCATGAACTCGGCGAACCGGTGGCGGTGGGACTAGCCTATGATTTTATTGGGGTGTCCTACGGTGAATTGGGGGATTTCATTGCCGCAGAAAATGCACTGCGACGACGGTTAGGGGTTGCCCGTGATCATAAAGACTTTCGAGGCCAGATTTTTGGGCTGAATAATGTGGGTACAGTACTGCTGCATAAACACGAGTTGGATGCCGCCGAAACGACGTTTGAAGAAGCACTGGAAATAGCCCGGAGTATTAACAGTCTTGAAGGCGAAGGTTTAAGCTTAAGTAACCTGGGGCTGGTTGCCTTTGGCCGGGGCGATTTTCGGGAGGCGATTAAACGCTATGAGGCAGCTTTAACTCTGCGGCGACAGGTGCAAGATCCCACTGGCGAAGCCAATACCCTTAATAATTTGGGGGATGCCTATTGGCGCTTAGGGCAATATCCTGCTGCCATTGCTAACTATGGACAGGCATTACGTTTGGCGACACAGGTCCAGGATCGACGGAATGAAATGCGCGCGATCGATGGCCTCGTGATTGCCCATAACTCGGTGGAACGCTACGAACGATCGCTGGATTTACTCGATCGGCGCTTGGAGATTGCCCAGGAACAAAATAACCTGCGGGAGCAGTTTACCTCCCTCCGAACGGCTGGACAAGTCTACCAGCGGGCGGGTAAATTGGCTGATGCTAAGAAAACTTTCGAGCAGGCTCTCCCGCTCGCTCGTGCTCTGGGGGAATGGTCCGAAGTGAACCGGATTCAGAATGATTTATATCGGTTACAGTTAGCGATCGAATCGGGAGAAACCTAA
- a CDS encoding MFS transporter → MSQKNAALQFVILLGVVSLCADATYEGARSITGAYLSVLGATGTVVGLVAGLGELIGYGLRLLTGYWSDRTRQYWGITTLGYAINTAVVPLMALAGRWEVLAGLMIAERTGKAIRTPPRDVLLSHAAIRVGKGFGFGLHEAMDQIGAVLGPLLVTSVLLWRGHYPAGFAVLVIPAVLGLIVLLWLRQGYPNPREFESTRQDLHSEGLPQQFWVYLGAVALLAAGYVDFPLIAFHLQQAGVETLIQIPLLYALAMGVDAIAALLFGYGFDRWGMATLILAIGCSLGFAPLIFLGGTHFALVGMVLWGIGMGAQESILKAVVAGMVTPERRGSAYGIFNTGYGLAWFLGSAVMGILYDFSLPVLVIFSLSIQLLAAIVLIWLTQRFRVN, encoded by the coding sequence ATGTCACAGAAAAACGCCGCGCTCCAGTTTGTCATCCTATTAGGGGTCGTGAGTTTATGTGCTGACGCAACCTATGAGGGTGCACGCAGCATTACCGGGGCCTATCTCAGTGTGTTGGGAGCAACAGGAACAGTGGTGGGACTGGTGGCGGGTTTGGGCGAACTGATTGGCTATGGCCTGCGCCTGCTAACTGGCTACTGGAGCGATCGCACCCGTCAATACTGGGGGATTACCACCCTCGGCTATGCCATTAACACCGCCGTCGTTCCCCTGATGGCCCTAGCCGGTCGTTGGGAAGTGCTGGCAGGGTTGATGATTGCCGAGCGCACCGGTAAAGCGATTCGGACTCCCCCACGGGATGTTTTATTGTCCCATGCCGCGATCCGGGTGGGCAAAGGATTTGGCTTTGGTCTCCACGAAGCGATGGATCAGATCGGGGCCGTATTGGGACCCTTGCTGGTGACGAGCGTATTGCTCTGGCGGGGGCACTATCCGGCTGGCTTTGCCGTGCTGGTCATCCCGGCAGTCTTAGGACTGATCGTGCTGCTATGGCTGCGACAGGGGTATCCCAATCCCCGTGAGTTTGAGAGCACCCGTCAGGATCTCCATAGCGAGGGCCTCCCTCAGCAATTTTGGGTATACCTGGGAGCCGTTGCCCTCCTGGCCGCGGGCTATGTTGACTTTCCTCTAATCGCCTTCCATTTGCAACAGGCCGGCGTGGAAACCCTAATCCAAATTCCGCTACTGTATGCCCTGGCAATGGGCGTTGACGCGATCGCAGCCCTGCTTTTTGGCTATGGCTTCGATCGCTGGGGAATGGCAACGTTAATCCTTGCCATTGGCTGTTCCCTCGGATTTGCCCCTTTAATTTTCCTGGGTGGGACCCACTTTGCCCTGGTAGGGATGGTGTTATGGGGGATTGGCATGGGGGCACAGGAGTCGATTTTGAAGGCAGTCGTGGCAGGCATGGTGACACCAGAGCGGCGCGGCTCAGCCTATGGGATTTTTAATACAGGCTATGGGTTAGCCTGGTTTCTGGGAAGTGCGGTGATGGGAATTTTATATGACTTCTCTCTACCTGTACTGGTGATTTTTTCGCTGTCAATTCAACTGCTTGCAGCGATCGTTTTAATTTGGCTCACGCAACGATTCAGGGTTAATTAG
- a CDS encoding methyltransferase family protein has protein sequence MKRLSDMGFSWDNWHRNERGEYWVIAQMLLLLGFIVLPPWRLATVTLSPPWLYLSWGAAALCAGIAAGLMVGGTLALGKNLTPLPYPKEGGMLVRSGVYGIVRHPLYSSLIFGALAWSLFQMSGVHGLATIGLFLFFNAKATREEAWLTHKYADYSAYQQQVKKLIPWVY, from the coding sequence ATGAAACGACTTTCGGATATGGGGTTCTCCTGGGATAACTGGCATCGGAACGAACGGGGCGAGTATTGGGTCATTGCCCAGATGCTGCTGCTGTTGGGATTTATTGTCTTACCCCCGTGGCGCTTGGCTACGGTCACACTTAGTCCCCCTTGGCTTTACCTCAGTTGGGGAGCGGCAGCCCTATGTGCAGGCATCGCGGCGGGGTTGATGGTAGGCGGTACGTTAGCCCTAGGCAAAAATCTCACCCCACTGCCCTATCCTAAGGAAGGTGGGATGCTAGTGCGATCGGGGGTTTATGGCATTGTCCGGCATCCGCTTTACAGTAGTTTGATTTTTGGGGCATTGGCGTGGTCACTGTTCCAGATGAGTGGTGTGCATGGCCTGGCGACGATCGGGCTGTTCCTATTTTTCAATGCAAAGGCGACGCGGGAAGAAGCGTGGTTGACTCATAAGTATGCCGATTATTCGGCCTATCAACAGCAGGTCAAGAAACTAATTCCCTGGGTTTATTGA
- the trpS gene encoding tryptophan--tRNA ligase yields the protein MAKQRVLSGVQPTGNLHLGNYLGAIRNWVEGQSQFENFFCVVDLHAITAPHDPKTLAQDTYTIAALYLAAGIDLQYSTIFVQSHVPAHSELTWLLNCITPLNWLTDMIQFKEKSVRQGENVNTGLLDYPVLMAADILLYQADQVPVGEDQKQHLELTRDIAARFNHLFATPEAPVLKQPHPLIRPEGARVMSLTDGTRKMSKSDPSDQSRINLLDTPEQIQYKIKRCKTDPIRGLEFDNPDRPECHNLLTLYMVLSGKSREEVARECQDMGWGQFKPLLTEATIAALAPIQAKYQEIMSDRGYLESVLRTGREKAEAVANETLAQVKAALGYSKPL from the coding sequence ATGGCGAAGCAGCGGGTTCTTTCGGGAGTGCAACCGACGGGTAATCTTCACCTGGGTAACTATCTGGGGGCGATCCGTAATTGGGTGGAAGGCCAAAGCCAGTTTGAAAATTTCTTCTGTGTGGTGGATCTCCACGCTATCACGGCCCCCCATGATCCGAAAACCCTGGCCCAGGATACCTATACGATCGCAGCCCTCTACCTTGCGGCTGGGATTGATTTGCAATACTCCACCATTTTTGTCCAGTCCCATGTTCCGGCCCACAGCGAACTGACCTGGCTGCTGAACTGCATCACTCCCCTCAACTGGCTGACGGATATGATCCAGTTCAAGGAAAAGTCCGTACGTCAGGGGGAAAACGTGAACACCGGGCTACTCGACTATCCCGTCCTGATGGCGGCGGATATCTTGCTCTATCAGGCCGATCAGGTTCCTGTAGGTGAAGATCAGAAGCAACACCTGGAACTCACCCGCGACATTGCTGCCCGCTTTAATCACCTGTTTGCCACGCCGGAAGCCCCCGTCCTGAAGCAACCCCATCCCCTGATTCGTCCGGAAGGAGCACGGGTGATGAGCTTGACCGATGGCACCCGCAAGATGTCCAAGTCCGATCCCTCAGACCAAAGCCGGATTAATCTGCTGGATACACCGGAACAAATCCAATACAAAATCAAACGCTGCAAAACGGATCCAATTCGGGGTCTGGAATTTGACAACCCCGATCGCCCCGAATGCCATAATCTCCTCACCCTTTACATGGTGCTGTCGGGCAAAAGCCGGGAAGAAGTGGCCCGCGAATGTCAGGATATGGGTTGGGGCCAGTTTAAGCCGTTGCTGACGGAAGCGACGATCGCGGCCCTGGCTCCAATTCAGGCAAAATACCAGGAAATTATGAGCGATCGGGGCTATCTGGAATCAGTTCTCCGCACGGGTCGGGAAAAAGCCGAAGCCGTCGCTAACGAAACCCTGGCCCAGGTTAAGGCCGCGTTAGGGTACTCCAAGCCGCTATAG
- a CDS encoding sigma-70 family RNA polymerase sigma factor, whose product MLIPQFPESRHPLIQSLLRHSDQDLVALYQRHPEMGRYFTAIFCRYSPVVYTLIRHSARSPVQADYLFALTWRHIFYELRGLNLHATTPNGQAITLQNWIINVTALCINQADLPPVEAIQYSLQAASPPLWCYVEQALDRLPPTLRLMVVMVQAFHWSETRVSAYLQAEGERLSPAEVRIKLQEGYHLLETELPDDIRTIYLGTDPIATPEAVLPDPIGEPEMAFMEFGLSV is encoded by the coding sequence GTGCTAATTCCCCAGTTTCCAGAGAGTCGTCATCCCCTGATCCAATCGCTGCTGCGCCATAGCGATCAGGATTTGGTGGCCCTATACCAGCGACACCCAGAAATGGGCCGTTACTTTACGGCGATCTTTTGCCGCTACAGTCCGGTGGTTTATACGCTGATTCGCCACTCGGCCCGATCGCCTGTTCAGGCAGACTACCTCTTTGCTTTGACTTGGCGGCACATTTTCTATGAACTACGGGGGCTAAACCTCCATGCTACAACGCCCAATGGGCAGGCAATTACCCTCCAAAATTGGATTATTAACGTAACAGCGTTGTGCATTAATCAGGCAGATTTACCGCCTGTGGAAGCGATCCAGTACTCGTTGCAAGCTGCCTCTCCCCCGCTCTGGTGTTATGTCGAGCAGGCCCTCGATCGCCTACCCCCCACCTTACGACTAATGGTGGTTATGGTACAGGCTTTCCACTGGAGTGAAACGCGGGTGTCGGCTTACCTGCAAGCAGAAGGAGAACGGCTCTCACCAGCAGAAGTTCGGATAAAGTTACAAGAGGGCTATCACTTACTGGAAACGGAATTACCGGATGATATTCGCACCATCTATCTGGGCACTGATCCGATCGCAACCCCGGAAGCCGTGTTACCTGACCCGATCGGAGAACCGGAAATGGCGTTTATGGAATTTGGACTCAGTGTTTAG
- the proS gene encoding proline--tRNA ligase, with the protein MRLSQMLFVTLREAPADAEIPSHQLLLRAGYIRRIARGVYAYLPLMWRVLQKVSRIVREEMDATGAQECLLPQLQPAELWRESGRWDTYTQAEGIMFSLRDRWDREMSLGPTHEEVITAIARELIRSYRQLPLHLYQLQTKFRDEIRPRFGLMRGREFIMKDGYSFHADEASLKQTYADMDRAYRNMFRRCGLQFRAVEADSGAIGGSGSQEFMVLADAGEDEVLYTEDGKYSANVEKAVSLPPDPIPSPFTTYEKVPTPNTETIAKMCAALKCDPTQVVKDVLYQVVYDNGLTVLVIVSIRGDQDINEVKLQNELAKRAETYAAKTVLALSVPDANTQAKWAAQPLPLGYIAPDLPDSYIAKRQGVHPTFLRLVDQTAVDLKNFATGANEVDFHVVGANWGEQFPLPDVVDVRKACVGDRAVHDPSQILQSARGIEVGHIFQLGTKYSQAMGATFTDEDGTERPLVMGCYGVGVSRLAQAAVEQSFDEDGIIWPVAIAPYHAIIVIPNTGDAQQVAVAETLYAELNQAGIETLLDDRDERAGVKFKDADLIGIPYRIVTGRSLKQGKVEVVTRATKASQEVPVSEVASTLKQWVTEAIG; encoded by the coding sequence ATGCGCCTCTCTCAAATGCTCTTCGTCACCCTGCGGGAAGCCCCAGCGGATGCAGAAATCCCCAGTCACCAACTGCTCCTGCGGGCTGGGTACATTCGTCGCATCGCCAGGGGGGTCTACGCTTATCTACCGTTGATGTGGCGCGTTTTGCAAAAAGTGTCGCGGATCGTGCGCGAAGAGATGGATGCTACGGGTGCCCAGGAATGTCTTTTGCCCCAATTGCAACCCGCCGAACTTTGGCGTGAGTCGGGCCGCTGGGATACCTACACCCAAGCCGAAGGGATCATGTTCTCTCTCCGCGATCGTTGGGATCGGGAAATGAGCCTGGGACCCACCCACGAAGAGGTGATTACGGCGATCGCCCGTGAGCTGATCCGCTCCTATCGCCAACTGCCTCTGCACCTGTACCAACTGCAAACAAAGTTCCGCGACGAAATTCGCCCCCGGTTTGGCCTGATGCGGGGCCGTGAATTCATCATGAAGGACGGCTACTCTTTCCACGCGGACGAAGCGAGCCTGAAACAAACCTATGCTGACATGGATCGGGCCTACCGTAATATGTTCCGCCGCTGTGGTTTGCAATTTCGGGCCGTCGAAGCTGATTCGGGGGCGATCGGTGGCTCTGGCTCCCAGGAATTCATGGTCCTTGCCGATGCCGGGGAAGATGAGGTCCTCTACACCGAAGATGGCAAATACTCCGCGAACGTGGAAAAAGCCGTTTCCCTCCCGCCGGATCCTATCCCCTCGCCGTTTACGACCTACGAAAAAGTTCCCACCCCGAATACGGAAACGATCGCCAAAATGTGCGCGGCCCTGAAGTGCGATCCGACCCAGGTCGTCAAAGACGTTCTGTACCAGGTCGTTTACGACAATGGGTTGACGGTATTGGTAATTGTCAGTATTCGCGGTGATCAGGATATTAATGAAGTCAAACTGCAAAATGAACTGGCCAAACGGGCTGAAACCTACGCTGCGAAGACTGTCCTCGCCCTGAGCGTCCCCGACGCCAACACCCAGGCGAAATGGGCCGCCCAACCTTTACCCCTGGGTTACATTGCCCCGGACCTACCCGACAGTTATATCGCCAAGCGCCAGGGGGTTCATCCCACCTTCCTGCGCCTCGTGGATCAAACTGCGGTCGATCTGAAAAACTTTGCTACTGGGGCCAATGAAGTCGATTTTCACGTAGTCGGGGCCAACTGGGGTGAGCAATTCCCCCTGCCGGACGTGGTCGATGTGCGCAAAGCCTGTGTGGGCGATCGGGCTGTCCATGATCCCAGCCAGATCTTGCAAAGTGCCCGTGGTATCGAAGTTGGTCACATCTTTCAACTCGGCACCAAATACTCCCAGGCGATGGGGGCTACCTTCACCGACGAAGACGGCACCGAACGGCCCCTAGTCATGGGCTGCTATGGTGTGGGGGTCTCCCGCCTCGCCCAAGCCGCTGTGGAACAGTCCTTTGATGAGGATGGCATCATCTGGCCGGTGGCGATCGCGCCCTACCACGCCATTATCGTGATCCCTAACACAGGGGATGCCCAGCAGGTGGCCGTCGCCGAAACCCTCTATGCCGAACTGAATCAAGCAGGAATAGAAACCCTCCTCGACGATCGGGATGAACGGGCCGGGGTGAAGTTCAAAGATGCTGATCTGATTGGCATCCCCTACCGGATTGTCACCGGGCGATCGCTCAAACAGGGCAAAGTAGAAGTGGTTACCCGTGCCACCAAAGCCTCCCAAGAGGTACCCGTTAGCGAGGTGGCTAGTACCCTTAAACAGTGGGTTACTGAGGCAATAGGCTAG
- a CDS encoding prenyltransferase/squalene oxidase repeat-containing protein: MHTLPAHSPLAKAIHYLRSKQSKDGGFCAYNMEFLEESNPHDTFFSVLAFQALGEPIPNRDRVVQYLKTALNRAQVFNYAFFPLWTLHQMGELTIDDALRASLTELTILLPDRPNPEDAGENLRWLLRRVQAKTLVGSIPEREQIQSYFLSLYQEGSFGWYPNLVETYLSLRILHLLNYNLQSLHETRQFLMRLQEKETGFTNTTNGLFTTLEVVYAGVFACQLLDVPIQYADAVIHFVKLCQMGKGGFARMPTGLPDIEKTYRAVKLLTVLEAK; this comes from the coding sequence ATGCATACGTTACCTGCTCATAGTCCACTGGCAAAGGCCATCCACTACCTGCGCAGCAAGCAATCGAAGGATGGGGGATTTTGTGCCTATAATATGGAGTTTCTGGAAGAATCTAACCCCCATGATACGTTTTTCTCTGTCCTGGCTTTCCAGGCTTTGGGCGAACCAATTCCTAACCGCGATCGTGTCGTCCAATACCTGAAAACAGCCCTCAACAGAGCACAGGTCTTTAACTATGCCTTTTTCCCCCTGTGGACACTGCACCAGATGGGCGAACTCACGATCGATGATGCCCTTAGAGCTAGCCTCACAGAATTAACGATCCTGTTACCCGATCGTCCCAATCCGGAAGATGCCGGAGAAAATCTACGGTGGCTCCTGCGGCGGGTACAGGCAAAAACCCTGGTCGGCAGTATCCCAGAACGTGAACAGATCCAATCCTACTTTTTGAGCCTATACCAAGAAGGCAGTTTTGGCTGGTATCCCAACCTGGTCGAGACCTATTTAAGTTTACGGATCTTGCATCTGCTGAATTATAACCTTCAGTCGTTGCACGAGACCCGCCAGTTTCTGATGCGCCTCCAGGAAAAAGAAACCGGGTTTACAAATACGACCAATGGCTTGTTTACCACGCTAGAAGTGGTCTATGCCGGCGTTTTTGCCTGCCAATTACTCGACGTCCCAATTCAGTATGCAGACGCAGTGATCCACTTTGTCAAACTCTGCCAAATGGGTAAGGGAGGCTTTGCCCGAATGCCCACAGGCTTGCCAGACATCGAGAAAACCTATCGGGCTGTCAAACTCCTCACCGTCCTTGAGGCTAAATAA
- a CDS encoding prohibitin family protein — protein sequence MSRNSQPLQNLTTIVAVLVVTLLVILGLNSFVIIHPGEAGVLSILGKARDGALLEGIHFKPPLVSTVDVYDVTVQKFEVPAQSATRDLQDLTASFAINFRLDPLQVVQIRRTQGTLQNLVAKIIAPQTQESFKIAAAKRTAEEAITQRTELKQDFDNALSERLEKYAVIVLDTSVIDLNFSKDFTRAVEEKQIAEQQAQRAVYVAQQAEQEALAEVNRAKGKAEAQRLLAETLKAQGGELVLQKEAIEAWKQGGAQMPKVLVLNGDTKSSVPFLFNLNAATQ from the coding sequence ATGAGCCGAAACAGTCAACCCCTGCAAAATTTGACGACGATCGTCGCTGTCCTCGTGGTTACCTTGCTGGTTATCCTGGGACTCAATTCCTTTGTGATTATTCATCCTGGCGAGGCAGGTGTTTTGAGTATTTTGGGCAAGGCCAGGGATGGTGCTCTGCTCGAAGGTATTCATTTCAAACCTCCCTTGGTGTCAACCGTGGATGTGTATGATGTCACAGTCCAAAAGTTTGAGGTCCCGGCCCAAAGTGCGACGCGAGATCTCCAGGATTTGACGGCCAGCTTTGCGATTAATTTCCGCCTGGATCCCCTGCAGGTTGTGCAAATTCGCCGTACCCAGGGCACGCTGCAAAACCTTGTTGCTAAGATTATTGCCCCCCAAACTCAGGAGTCTTTCAAGATCGCTGCTGCCAAGCGTACTGCTGAGGAGGCCATCACCCAGCGCACGGAACTCAAACAGGACTTTGACAATGCCCTGAGTGAACGGCTGGAAAAATATGCGGTGATTGTGCTGGATACCAGTGTCATTGACCTGAATTTTTCTAAGGACTTCACGCGAGCGGTAGAGGAAAAACAAATTGCTGAGCAACAGGCTCAACGGGCTGTTTACGTCGCCCAACAAGCTGAGCAGGAAGCGCTGGCTGAGGTCAACCGGGCCAAAGGCAAAGCTGAAGCCCAACGCCTGCTCGCGGAAACCCTCAAGGCCCAGGGCGGTGAATTGGTTCTCCAAAAGGAGGCGATCGAAGCCTGGAAGCAGGGAGGTGCCCAAATGCCGAAGGTTCTTGTCCTCAATGGAGATACTAAGAGCAGTGTGCCGTTTTTGTTTAACCTCAATGCGGCTACTCAATAG
- a CDS encoding HAD-IA family hydrolase produces the protein MHTIPSLDRALADIPDLPPVILLDAVGTLFGVQGSVGEVYRQVAQAFGVEAEAATLDRAFFQAFAAAPPMAFPGVEPGSLSQQEFQWWQTLAIETFRQAGYLNQFQNFNAFFAALYDHFATAQPWFVYPEVPATLSQWRAAGIQLGVLSNFDSRLFGVLELLGLAEFFTTVTISTAAGAAKPDPQIFAIALQKHHCPAAQALHIGDSYHADYQGAQQAGLRAVWLQR, from the coding sequence ATGCATACAATTCCTAGTCTCGATCGCGCCCTAGCTGATATCCCCGATCTTCCGCCTGTGATTCTCCTCGATGCCGTCGGGACGCTGTTTGGGGTTCAGGGGAGTGTGGGTGAGGTTTATCGCCAGGTAGCCCAGGCTTTTGGGGTTGAAGCGGAGGCCGCTACGCTTGATCGTGCCTTTTTCCAAGCCTTTGCCGCTGCCCCGCCAATGGCCTTCCCAGGGGTTGAGCCGGGTAGCCTCTCCCAACAGGAGTTCCAATGGTGGCAAACCCTTGCCATTGAAACCTTTAGGCAAGCGGGTTACCTCAACCAGTTCCAGAACTTTAATGCCTTCTTTGCGGCACTCTATGACCACTTTGCGACTGCCCAGCCCTGGTTTGTCTATCCGGAAGTGCCAGCAACCTTAAGCCAGTGGCGAGCGGCAGGGATTCAACTGGGGGTGCTGTCTAATTTTGATTCACGGCTGTTTGGAGTGCTGGAGCTACTGGGGCTGGCGGAATTTTTCACGACGGTGACGATTTCGACGGCTGCTGGGGCGGCCAAGCCCGATCCCCAGATCTTCGCGATCGCCCTCCAGAAACATCACTGTCCTGCTGCCCAAGCCCTTCATATTGGCGACAGCTACCACGCCGACTACCAAGGTGCCCAGCAGGCCGGGCTACGGGCCGTTTGGCTCCAGCGATAG